Proteins encoded together in one Pelagicoccus albus window:
- the purM gene encoding phosphoribosylformylglycinamidine cyclo-ligase, whose product MAAKKKTKAYAQVGVNIDLADRMKGGLKESLKSASRPEVLGAVGGFGGLFDLSKSKYKEPVLVSSIDGVGTKLKIAFESGKHKSVGMDIVNHCIDDISVIGAEPLFFLDYLGLGKLEPKVFKQILAGISQACASANCALIGGETAQLPDMYSQGEYDIAGVIVGIAEKKKMLSGSTIRPGDVVVGLPSSGLHTNGYTLARKVIFDTAKLTLKDKVPGTRQSIEKALMEPHTNYAPLLQPLLAKFNQGTSSKVRKGNAVFGIAHITGGGFTGNIPRILPEKVDIEIETSTWEPLPIFKLIGEKGGIDFDEMYEVFNMGIGMTLIVDGKQADEVLEFCQANGCKAVKIGQAVKGTGKVQLKK is encoded by the coding sequence ATGGCTGCTAAGAAGAAAACAAAAGCATACGCTCAAGTGGGCGTTAACATCGATCTGGCTGACCGCATGAAGGGCGGCCTCAAGGAGTCTCTTAAGAGCGCTTCCCGTCCAGAGGTTCTTGGCGCGGTAGGTGGTTTCGGCGGACTCTTCGACTTGTCTAAGTCCAAATACAAGGAGCCTGTGCTCGTCAGCAGTATTGACGGAGTGGGTACGAAGCTGAAGATCGCCTTTGAGTCCGGCAAGCACAAGAGCGTGGGCATGGATATCGTGAATCACTGTATCGACGATATTTCCGTTATCGGCGCGGAACCGCTTTTCTTCCTCGATTACCTTGGTCTCGGAAAGCTGGAGCCAAAAGTCTTTAAGCAGATCCTAGCTGGTATTTCTCAAGCTTGTGCTAGCGCTAACTGCGCTTTGATTGGCGGGGAAACTGCTCAGCTCCCTGATATGTATTCGCAGGGCGAGTACGATATCGCGGGTGTTATCGTGGGAATCGCGGAAAAGAAGAAGATGCTCTCCGGCTCTACGATCCGTCCAGGCGATGTGGTGGTCGGTTTGCCTTCTAGCGGTCTTCATACCAACGGCTATACTTTGGCTCGTAAGGTCATTTTTGATACTGCCAAGCTCACGCTTAAGGACAAGGTCCCCGGTACGCGTCAAAGCATTGAGAAGGCTCTCATGGAGCCGCACACCAACTATGCTCCGCTGCTTCAGCCATTGCTCGCTAAGTTTAATCAAGGCACTTCGTCCAAGGTTCGCAAGGGCAACGCCGTCTTCGGTATCGCTCACATCACCGGTGGTGGATTTACTGGAAATATCCCACGTATCCTGCCCGAAAAGGTTGATATCGAGATCGAGACTTCGACCTGGGAGCCACTGCCGATCTTCAAGCTGATCGGCGAGAAGGGCGGAATAGACTTCGACGAGATGTACGAAGTCTTCAATATGGGTATCGGTATGACTCTGATCGTTGACGGCAAGCAAGCCGATGAAGTGCTAGAGTTCTGCCAGGCCAACGGTTGCAAGGCTGTAAAGATCGGCCAAGCCGTTAAGGGAACCGGTAAGGTTCAGCTCAAGAAATAG
- a CDS encoding Dabb family protein has translation MLVHIVLFNLTPGMSDEQVAAFEKDLNSLATIEVAKACYVGTVSDTAKRPVVQTDWDYMLTVVLENVADHDLYQQHPTHQAFIANQKQFFGQVRVFDAD, from the coding sequence ATGCTAGTTCACATAGTTCTCTTTAACCTAACTCCTGGAATGAGCGACGAGCAGGTCGCCGCGTTCGAAAAGGATCTTAACTCTTTGGCCACCATCGAGGTCGCAAAGGCTTGCTACGTGGGCACGGTTTCCGACACCGCCAAACGTCCGGTCGTGCAAACGGATTGGGACTACATGCTGACCGTGGTACTCGAGAACGTGGCGGACCACGATCTTTACCAGCAACACCCGACTCATCAGGCCTTTATCGCCAACCAAAAGCAGTTCTTCGGACAGGTTCGCGTTTTCGACGCGGACTAG
- a CDS encoding HNH endonuclease translates to MEAALMEPVLVLNRLWQAVNVIAAKRAFSLLASGHAQIVHAEDESFEVFNMMDWVDFSRHNPPLSEQEIVNTVRHPIRVPRVILLSVFDRVPRKEIKLTRHNVFERDKYTCQYCSKKMRSEDLNLDHVIPRHYGGKTTWENIVCSCIDCNSRKANRLPHEAKMHLIRKPVAPKWRPVISLAARGKKQEAWKHFLDVAYWNVELEK, encoded by the coding sequence ATGGAAGCTGCCCTTATGGAGCCGGTCTTGGTACTCAACCGGTTATGGCAGGCGGTAAATGTAATTGCCGCCAAGCGGGCCTTTTCGCTCCTCGCGAGTGGCCACGCGCAAATAGTCCATGCGGAAGACGAGAGTTTCGAAGTCTTCAACATGATGGATTGGGTGGATTTCTCCCGCCACAATCCGCCGCTAAGTGAACAGGAAATCGTCAACACCGTGCGTCACCCGATCCGGGTGCCCCGCGTGATTCTACTTTCAGTTTTTGATCGAGTGCCCCGCAAGGAGATCAAACTGACCCGGCACAACGTTTTCGAGCGCGACAAATACACTTGTCAGTATTGCTCCAAGAAAATGCGTTCCGAGGATCTGAATCTCGACCACGTCATACCCCGCCATTACGGAGGGAAGACGACTTGGGAAAACATCGTTTGCTCCTGTATCGACTGTAATTCTCGCAAGGCGAACCGACTGCCACACGAGGCGAAGATGCATCTTATCCGCAAACCGGTAGCTCCCAAATGGCGTCCAGTCATAAGCTTAGCCGCTCGCGGGAAAAAGCAGGAAGCCTGGAAACACTTTCTCGACGTCGCCTACTGGAACGTAGAACTGGAGAAGTAG
- the gpmI gene encoding 2,3-bisphosphoglycerate-independent phosphoglycerate mutase has product MSEAKKPVLLVIRDGWGANHHADQDGFNAVKLADTPVSDMLSAEWPRTELAACGLDVGVPEGIMGNSEVGHQNIGAGRIVDQEIVRITKAFSEGTVTGNKALEGAFAKAKSGGKLHYMGIASDAGVHGLLEHLYGLLEEAKKAGVEEVYIHLFTDGRDTPPHSGKAFAEQAEAKCKELGIGKIASVCGRFWCMDRDERWDRVGRAYNMLTGKEGEKAKSGPEAIQSYYDNPTSDSNVGDEFVPPTWVVDEDGTPLGTIADGDAVVFYNYRGDRPRELAKAFIQDGFDGFDRGDKLDIFFVAMTEWQKGLCENVVFYKPEKMKNVLGSYLADKGLTQFRSAETEKFPHVTFFFNDYREEPFDGEDRGMAKSPKVPTYDQAPEMSAGEVTDLVKDAILSGKYDFVLVNYANPDMVGHTGNLEAVKKACAKVDSSIGILLEAIDKMEGRAFITADHGNADQLWDPTVDGPHTAHTLNPVEAVVYGTGLKGKELVNDGDRRLADIAPTILAMMGLEKPEEMTGINLIK; this is encoded by the coding sequence ATGAGCGAAGCGAAAAAACCTGTACTCCTCGTCATCCGCGATGGCTGGGGCGCGAATCACCACGCCGACCAAGACGGCTTCAACGCCGTCAAACTAGCGGACACCCCAGTCTCTGACATGCTGAGCGCCGAGTGGCCACGCACCGAGCTAGCCGCCTGCGGTCTAGATGTAGGCGTACCGGAGGGCATCATGGGCAATTCTGAAGTCGGCCACCAAAATATTGGAGCGGGCCGCATCGTAGACCAAGAAATCGTTCGCATCACCAAGGCGTTCTCGGAAGGAACCGTGACGGGTAACAAGGCTCTCGAAGGAGCTTTCGCCAAGGCGAAATCCGGCGGCAAGCTGCACTACATGGGTATCGCCTCCGACGCCGGAGTACACGGCCTACTCGAGCACCTCTACGGTCTTTTGGAAGAAGCGAAGAAGGCGGGAGTAGAAGAAGTCTACATCCACCTTTTCACCGACGGTCGTGACACACCTCCTCACTCCGGCAAGGCATTTGCAGAACAAGCGGAAGCGAAGTGCAAGGAGCTTGGCATCGGCAAGATCGCTTCCGTATGCGGACGCTTCTGGTGTATGGACCGCGACGAGCGTTGGGACCGCGTGGGACGCGCCTACAACATGCTCACCGGCAAGGAAGGTGAAAAGGCCAAGTCCGGCCCAGAAGCCATCCAAAGTTACTACGACAATCCGACTTCGGATTCTAACGTAGGCGACGAATTCGTTCCGCCAACATGGGTTGTAGACGAAGACGGAACCCCTCTCGGCACTATCGCCGATGGAGACGCTGTCGTTTTCTACAACTACCGTGGCGACCGCCCCCGCGAATTGGCCAAGGCCTTCATCCAAGACGGATTCGACGGATTCGATCGCGGCGACAAGTTGGACATCTTCTTCGTCGCCATGACCGAGTGGCAAAAAGGACTCTGCGAAAACGTCGTTTTCTACAAACCAGAGAAAATGAAGAACGTGCTCGGCTCCTATCTCGCCGACAAGGGCCTCACCCAGTTCCGCTCCGCCGAAACCGAAAAGTTCCCGCACGTCACCTTCTTCTTCAATGACTACCGTGAAGAACCATTTGACGGCGAAGATCGCGGCATGGCCAAGTCGCCCAAGGTTCCAACCTACGACCAGGCCCCTGAAATGTCCGCCGGCGAAGTCACCGACCTCGTCAAGGATGCCATCCTCTCCGGCAAGTACGACTTCGTCCTCGTCAACTACGCCAACCCAGACATGGTCGGCCACACTGGAAACTTGGAAGCGGTCAAGAAGGCTTGCGCCAAGGTTGACTCCAGCATCGGCATCCTGCTCGAAGCGATCGACAAGATGGAAGGCCGCGCCTTCATCACCGCCGACCACGGAAATGCAGACCAGCTTTGGGATCCGACCGTCGACGGTCCACACACCGCCCACACCTTAAACCCGGTCGAAGCCGTTGTTTATGGGACAGGGCTGAAGGGCAAGGAGCTAGTCAACGACGGAGACCGTCGCCTCGCCGACATCGCCCCCACCATCCTCGCCATGATGGGTCTCGAAAAGCCGGAAGAAATGACCGGCATCAACCTGATCAAGTAA
- a CDS encoding glycoside hydrolase family 43 protein — MLLPRYLLTAAIALAALASSSAAPWQPDLENGDYKNPIIYADYSDPDVVRVGDDYYMTASSFNCVPGLPILHSKDLVNWELVNYAIPRFPDSYFDTPQHGNGVWAPSFRYHDGMYYIYWGDPDRGIFRVQTEDPLGEWSAPILVKDAYGNIDACPLWDDDGRVYLVHAFANSRAGLGDVLQIQELTPEGDSVIRNRKVVFNGAHDHPTTEGPKFYKRNGYYYIFAPAGGVATGWQNVLRSKDIFGPYEIRTVLATGDTDINGPHQGAYIEQENGDSWFLHFQEVQPYGRIVHLLPVHWVDDWPVMGEDPDADGTGQPVASHAKPKSREAITPHAPAVGDEFDDGRLSLAWQWHANWRPHWYSLSDTEGSLSLRSQWIPKLPANLWNAPHLLLQKMPAPEFTASTKIDASELLPGEHSGLLVMGMDYALLSINRKSDGSYELALSTCHDARRQNQERVVAKQPIPTPHGFLRVDVEDGGICQFSFSNDGEQYAEIGEPFQAVEGRWIGAKVGLVAIKPSKTGAYGQADFDFFRIE; from the coding sequence ATGCTCCTACCCCGCTACCTACTGACTGCGGCCATAGCATTGGCCGCTCTCGCAAGTTCATCCGCCGCCCCGTGGCAACCTGACCTCGAAAACGGCGACTATAAGAATCCGATCATCTACGCCGACTACTCAGACCCGGATGTGGTGCGAGTAGGCGACGACTATTACATGACCGCTTCGTCATTCAACTGCGTCCCAGGTCTGCCCATCCTGCATTCCAAGGACTTGGTAAATTGGGAGTTGGTCAACTACGCCATCCCGCGTTTCCCAGACTCCTATTTCGATACGCCGCAACACGGCAATGGCGTGTGGGCGCCCTCCTTCCGCTACCACGACGGTATGTATTACATATATTGGGGCGACCCGGATCGCGGAATCTTTCGCGTCCAAACCGAGGATCCGCTTGGCGAGTGGTCAGCTCCTATCTTGGTGAAGGATGCCTACGGCAATATCGACGCCTGTCCGCTTTGGGATGACGATGGGCGCGTCTACCTCGTGCACGCATTCGCCAATTCCCGAGCCGGTCTGGGCGACGTCTTACAAATACAAGAGCTTACCCCGGAGGGGGACTCCGTTATCCGCAATCGCAAGGTGGTCTTCAACGGAGCCCACGACCACCCGACCACCGAAGGACCGAAGTTTTATAAACGAAACGGTTACTACTACATTTTCGCTCCCGCTGGCGGAGTCGCCACCGGCTGGCAAAACGTGCTTCGCTCAAAAGACATATTTGGCCCCTATGAAATTAGAACCGTCCTCGCCACAGGTGACACCGACATCAATGGTCCGCACCAGGGAGCCTACATCGAACAGGAGAACGGCGACAGTTGGTTCCTCCATTTCCAAGAAGTCCAACCCTACGGTCGTATCGTACACCTTCTACCCGTTCATTGGGTGGACGACTGGCCCGTCATGGGCGAAGACCCCGATGCAGATGGAACCGGACAACCCGTCGCTAGCCATGCCAAACCGAAAAGTAGAGAGGCGATTACGCCACATGCGCCAGCCGTCGGTGACGAATTTGACGACGGCCGACTTTCCCTCGCCTGGCAATGGCATGCCAACTGGCGTCCTCACTGGTATTCACTTTCGGATACAGAAGGCTCCTTGAGTCTTCGCTCACAATGGATTCCTAAACTACCCGCAAACCTTTGGAACGCTCCGCACCTTTTGCTCCAGAAGATGCCAGCACCCGAGTTTACCGCGTCTACCAAGATCGACGCCAGCGAGCTCCTCCCCGGCGAACACTCGGGCTTGCTCGTCATGGGGATGGACTACGCTCTGCTTTCCATTAACCGAAAGAGCGATGGTTCCTACGAGCTGGCCCTCTCGACCTGCCACGACGCTCGAAGACAAAACCAAGAACGTGTCGTTGCCAAACAGCCAATACCAACACCACACGGATTTTTGCGAGTCGACGTTGAAGACGGAGGAATCTGCCAATTCAGCTTCAGCAACGACGGTGAGCAATACGCCGAAATCGGAGAACCCTTTCAAGCCGTCGAGGGACGCTGGATAGGAGCTAAAGTAGGACTCGTCGCAATCAAGCCCTCTAAGACAGGAGCCTACGGGCAAGCGGATTTTGATTTCTTTCGCATTGAGTAG
- a CDS encoding pyridoxal phosphate-dependent aminotransferase has product MPTPANRLSQFSESVIRGMTRLANRCGAINLSQGFPDFDPPEEILSALETATRGPHHQYAVTWGAPRFREALAQKISRNTGLSIDPDQHLVVTCGSTEAMMVAMMTACNPGDKVIVFSPFYENYAADAILSGAEPIYVTLNAPDFGYNPQELEAAFEQKPKAIIVCNPSNPTGKVFTPEELTHIITLAEKHDAYVITDEPYEHIVYPPHVHTYAASLPGAWERVITCNSLSKTYSITGWRLGYVLAPQEVIAQARKVHDFLTVGAAAPLQEAAVSGLELPDQYYSDLQDLYSRKREVFLGYLRQTGLPFTEPQGAYYVMVDISSLGFETDTQAAEWFARKVGVAGVPGSSFFREPEHRFIRFHFAKKEETLHAAGKRLLLLADKDWLKSNR; this is encoded by the coding sequence ATGCCCACTCCCGCCAACCGTCTGTCCCAGTTTTCCGAATCCGTCATTCGCGGAATGACCCGCCTAGCGAATCGTTGCGGAGCCATAAACCTCTCCCAAGGCTTCCCGGATTTTGATCCGCCGGAAGAAATCCTTTCCGCCTTGGAGACTGCTACACGTGGTCCGCACCATCAATACGCGGTTACCTGGGGAGCGCCTCGTTTCAGAGAGGCCCTAGCCCAAAAGATATCCCGAAACACGGGACTTTCGATCGATCCGGACCAGCATCTGGTCGTTACCTGCGGCAGTACCGAAGCCATGATGGTTGCCATGATGACCGCCTGCAACCCGGGCGACAAAGTCATCGTCTTCTCCCCTTTCTACGAAAACTATGCCGCCGACGCGATCCTCTCCGGAGCCGAGCCGATTTACGTAACCCTCAACGCTCCAGATTTCGGATACAACCCTCAAGAATTGGAAGCGGCCTTCGAACAAAAGCCGAAAGCCATTATCGTCTGCAACCCGTCAAACCCAACGGGTAAGGTTTTCACACCCGAGGAACTCACCCACATCATCACCCTCGCAGAAAAACACGACGCCTACGTCATCACCGACGAACCCTACGAGCACATCGTCTACCCGCCACACGTACACACCTACGCCGCCTCCTTGCCCGGAGCATGGGAGAGGGTCATTACCTGCAATTCGCTTTCCAAAACCTACTCCATAACCGGCTGGCGCCTTGGCTACGTCTTAGCGCCACAGGAGGTAATAGCCCAAGCTCGCAAGGTTCATGATTTTCTCACTGTAGGAGCAGCAGCGCCACTACAGGAAGCAGCCGTATCCGGACTCGAACTACCAGACCAATACTACTCGGACCTTCAGGATCTCTACTCTAGAAAACGCGAGGTCTTCTTGGGCTACCTTCGCCAGACGGGCCTACCCTTTACCGAACCGCAAGGCGCATACTACGTCATGGTCGACATTTCCTCTTTGGGCTTCGAAACCGATACCCAAGCCGCAGAATGGTTCGCCCGCAAAGTCGGCGTAGCGGGCGTACCCGGTTCGAGTTTCTTCCGCGAGCCGGAGCACCGCTTCATTCGCTTTCATTTTGCAAAAAAGGAAGAGACCCTGCACGCTGCTGGGAAGCGACTGCTTCTCCTAGCCGACAAGGATTGGCTGAAAAGCAACCGCTAG